The Macadamia integrifolia cultivar HAES 741 chromosome 4, SCU_Mint_v3, whole genome shotgun sequence genome contains the following window.
TATTGTATGGAAATCACTATACTGGAGGATTAATCACCTCAGGAATCCTCAAGTTGCCAAAACTCGTTCGATTAGACCTCAGCCACAACAACTTCACTGGTTCATTACCAGTTGAATTCTCTGAAATGCAGAGTATGAAGTATCTGTTCCTTGCTGACAATCAATTCAATGGTAGCATACCTCTGGAATTCGGGAACTTCTCTGTAATCCAAGCACTCGATCTCTCCTACAATAACCTGACCGGAAGGATACCTCCAACGATCGGGAAACTAACCTTTCTTTTGTGGTTGATGCTTGCAAACAATTCACTTACAGGGGAAATTCCTAAGGAGATTGGGAATTGCAGCAGCCTACTATGGCTAAACCTTGCAAACAATCAATTATCAGGGACGATCCCTTCTGAGATATCAAATATTGCCCATAATCCTACTCCAACATTCGAGTCGAATAGGCATACCAGTCGAGTTCCGGCGAGTTCTGGGGAGTGCATTTCAATGAAGCGGTGGATACCGGCGAACTACCCACCTTTCAATTCTGTGTATTCTCAGCTTACTATGAAGAAATGCAGAAGCATCTGGGATTCGTTAGTCAAGGGGTATGGAATCTTCCCAATCTGTACCTCTTATTCATCGAAGAGAACACTACAAATCAGTGGTTATCTCCAACTCACAGGAAACCAATTCTCCGGAAAGCTACCACCAGAAATCGGCAGGTTGCAGAATTTCAGTCTCCTCCATGTCGGAATCAACAATTTCTCTGGAGATCTCTCACCTGAGATCGTAAATATGCCTCTGGTGGTCCTAAACGTCTCTCACAATAGATTCTCTGGTGAAATCCCATCAGAATTCGGCAACTTCAACTGCTTGGAATACCTGGATTTGTCCTACAACAATTTCTCAGGTGAGTTCCCTGCAAGCTTAAGCAATTTGACACAAATGAGCGAATTCAACGTCTCCTACAATCCTCTCATCTCCGGCGCAGTTCCATCAAATGGACAATTCAGCACGTTCGAGAATAGTTCCTTCTTCGGGGACCCTCTGTTGATTCTTCCTAATTTCATGTACGGCAGCAATGGCAGCAATGGCAGCAATAGCAGCAATAGAATTCATTCCCAACCTTCATCgaaaaatccaaagagaaaAAAGCTCGCTGGTTTAATGGTGTTATTAGCTCTCACCTCCGGTTTCCTAGTATTTGGGATTCTGTCTCTGTTCATCTGCATTGTCTTTAAGACCCCGGAAGAGCCTTCAGCGACGTCTCTGCTAGAGGAAGTAGTTTCAAACTCCACCAGATTATCATCAGAAACGATGGATTCCGTCGACATCTTCCACCACCGGGACAGGACGGCATTCACTTACGCCGATTTAAAGACAGCCACCGGAAACTTTTCGTCGGAAAGAATCATCGGCAGTGGTGGATTCGGCACTGTTTATCGTGGCCAATTGCCTGACGGAAGAGTAGTTGCAGtcaagaaactacagagagaaGGGTTCGCAGGGGAGAAAGAATTCAAGGCCGAAATGGAGGTCTTGAATTGCAGCGGCTGTGAGTGGCCGCATCCGAATCTGGTGACGCTTTACGGTTGGTGCCATAACGGAAATGAGAACTTATTGGTGTACGAGTACATGGAGGGTGGGAGCTTGGAGGTCAAGATTCCAGATCGGATGAGGCTGACGTGGCAAATGAGGTTAAATGTGGCGACCGATGTGGCACGGGCGCTGGTTTACCTACACCACGAGTGCTTCCCTTCTATCGTGCATAGGGATGTGAAAGCTAGCAATGTATTGCTGGATAAGGAAGGGAGGGCACGTGTGACGGATTTTGGGTTGGCAAGGGTGGTGGATGCGGGTGAGACCCACGTCAGTACTATGGTTGCTGGGACGGTGGGGTATGTAGCACCTGAGTATGGGCAGATGTGGCATGCGACGACAAAGGGTGATGTGTATAGTTTTGGGGTGTTGGCAATGGAGTTGGCAACAGCAAGGCGAGCCCTTGATGAAGGTGAGGAATGTTTAGTGGAGTGGGCTAGAAGGGTTATAAGGGATGAGAAGGATGATGATGGGTTGGGCCAGGGTCTGTTGGTTCTTCTGGGCTCTTGGCTTGACAAGGGTTTGGAGGAGATGTGTGAATTGCTACGTGTGGGCATGCGGTGCACCGCAGAGGCTCCACAAGCTAGACCAAATATGAAGGAGGTATTGGCAATGTTGATTATGattgggaagaagaaaggtgatTATGGTGGTTATGAATGTGCCTCACCCTCTCAAACTGTGACGATGGAAACCTTGAAACTGTCCATAGATTCATGAAGTTAGTTTTcagtacttttttctttttttttaataggtaagTAAAAGATAGTTCAGTGTACAGTGTACACATACATAATAGGATAATGTGTATTCTAGTGTTACAAATCTCTTGTACACAATACACAAATTCTCCATTCATTTCTTTGAAACAAATGTGAGAAATTTTCCTCTGACCCTCTCTCTCTAGGAGAGGGTTGCAAATAGGTATAGCTTTTTCTTTGTCTTGTTATACTGTCTAATTTCTGAATTAACATCAATGGAAATTTTTCTTACTTTGGATGTTTCCCTATGTTGTTAAAAGCTTTTGTGTTCCTTCCCCTCTAAATATCCTtagagaagaatttttttttggtgccaaCTGAACCAATCATAGTGGTGGCTAGGAGGgggattgggattgggtttCCAAGGGCAGGGGTTGGGGGGAGCTGGAGGATGATGGAATGACGAGGGTAGAAGAGTCAATCACTCAACCTCCTTGGACTTACACCAGACCCAGTGACTAGCAACCACCACTTCTACCCAAGCTTTCCATATTGAACACAAGGGTCACCACTTCCTATGTGCTTTTGATCGTCGGTTCTCACGAATTTGAACTAGGTAATTTACACCAACGTTTCCTATACTAGTATATAGGCTTCCTACTAACGTAGGCACTTATACAGGAGACACACGACCCATTCTTTGAAAAAACCAAACTTCCATCAATTTTATAGAGATTCCATTACATGCCACTAGCGAACCAGCCTTCCTGAAAGAAATGCAACTTTGACAAAAAACAAATAGCAACTTCTACGGCCATGCTTGGTTCTCATGCACTAGGTGCACCCAGTTGATTCCAGCGATGGCCTAAGATATTACTTCCATCTTGCATCCTAAACAAAGCGAGGAAGTTTGAGACCTTTAACAGAGCCCATCTAACGGCATCGTGGTCAATCAATAGTGGTTGGGGTTGTCCAAGATCAATCAATCATGTCTGCTTTCCTGGTCATCCACATCTAAAATTAAAGCTTCTAGCATGTGCCTGGTCATGTAGGCCATGCACTTGTGCGGGGCCATTAAGAGAGCATGCCAGGGTATCAacatttatgtgattttttatttcacggATAAGAAGGTAATTTCATGACCTCTTGTGTCCAGGCACAAGATCTACATGACCAgacaacatttttttcccctaaggTTTCTGTGGCTTTCTACATTGGAGACCACAAGGAGATTTTTACAATAACTAGTCTTTAAAATTTTTGTCTACCTCTGCAATTGTTTCATAGATATAGCAGAGCAAAACAAAATAACCTTATAAGAAGAGGTGTTCCAGTGTTTCTTCCTTTCGTTCACATTTTGTGGAGTATATCTCAATGAAAAGTTTTATCACATGTCCTCTCCATGAGGGAGGATACAATGCATACATGAAAACAATGCCATTTTTTCCTATTGCACATGTCTTCTCCATATGGGATATACAGTGCATATTTCAAGTAGGAAAATGGTCCTCAATCCAGGAGCGTGATTTACGCCAGCACTCTTCATCCCTATCTTTTTCCTATCCAAGATAAAGGGTAAAGATGCCTTTTCATAGAGgaatgagaagagagaaagagagagacatacACACATAGGAGTGCACACTGTGCTCTAGCTCAGAaaagttcttttttccttcaggTATTCCAAATTTTCAACCTCTCCTAAATATTTTATGAAAAGGTTCTTAAACATTATGATCTAATTGACCAGAtgatgaatctctctctctctctctctcccttcaactTGAAAGTGCAACAACCTTAGAGGTTTTTGCTGTTAGATGAGACTAGCCTGAATTTAAGGGCTTACAAATGTGGCAGCCACTATGGCATGTTTTCCATCTAGACTGGTTTCTTCTCAGGTGAAAGATCCTCCAACACACAGATGTGGCTATTCTCAGCACCCACTTTATGACCAAAGTACCCTTTCAATGCTTTTTCCTGTCCCATAACTGCGGATGACTGAAGTCACAGGGAAACTATCAATGTTATGAATTTATGTTCCCATTCCTTGACTAGTGGTCCACCCCTTGAAAGCCCGACAgagttgggcctgggttgaattaGGAAAGCTAAGGTTTGGGCTGGGTTTTAAGTAATTCGGCCCATCatggcccattgacacccctacgagATGATCATGAGATGATCATGGGCTAGAGGAAAATtgtgggcaggtcggcccaggTCCACTATTAAAATGTCGAGTTTCAGATTTAATGGATTTTCACCATGTGGAagaataaggttttttttttttttgggggggggggggcgggtgTTGGGGAAGAATTAGGCTTTAagtccattaaaaaaaaaagcttaaagACTTAAGTagtagaaaatagaaagagaaatggCAATACGAAGGAGGTATGTAATTAACTtggctttgaaatttgacaaagTTGTATCTATTCAACATTTGATGCTATTGTTGCCATTCTTGAACGGCTCCCAGTTCAGTCCATTTTGTTTCAGGGATGAACTTCTAGCTCATGGCGGCAGGTGGTTAAAAATTGTGTTTAGTGTAAGTCCACAGAAGGTTGAGAGTTCAATCCTCGCTCCTATCTACCACCCCTAGTTAGGGAAAGATTGAGAGTTCAACCTTATTATCTCCCACCCCCACTCTTCTtgaaatagtaataatattGTAATGTAGTTATAAGTGTAGACCAGTGGACCCTCTTGCTGGCCCCTAGTAGGTCCTCCTCTGGCCCGGTGCGGGgtgttgcaaaaaaaaaaataacaaaaacaaattagAATATATTGTTTGTTTCTAATGGCTTAAAACATCTTCCCAAGTACATTTTGATGCCCTCCCTTGCTCAATCAGAACATCCGCTTGGGTTAACCATGATTAAGAATTGTAATCACAGTACAAGGGTAGTGAAGCaatctttttctttaaaaaaaaaaaattctgtatAGACATTCCAATATCCATTCGCCAAACTCAGGAATCAGGCTAACGCTCAGCTAGCAATTAAGCTCAACTGCCTTTGCTGTGTATCTTTGTTCATTATAGCTAGCATGTATCTGCCATTCAGGCCTTCATTGATCGAATCAAAAGAATGAAATGATTAGaattttacaattttattaACAGTACATACAAATATAGCTATGTAAAATTGAGGACTCTGCTCTTTTGCTCAGATCCTCAACCGCAAAATGGAATTTGTATATCATTGCTCAAAGCTAAGGAATGCCAATTGccaaggagggagggagggaggtcACAATTCACAAACAGCTCTAATAATCATCTTTCTCCATGAACCTTTTAGCCTTCTCATAAGCTTTATTTAAGTAACTTCGAATCCTATCCAAATCCAGCTTAACATCCTGACCCTGCAGATAGATTTTCTTGATGTTGAACCAGTCCTCCTTCACCACAGCTTTAGGGTCTTTCAACACCAAATGATCCTTTCCATACTTATCAATTAAACTACTCTCTTCCTGCTCTATCTTATACTCCACATACTCCAAACCCATATCCCTCGATGACTTCCCAAAGCATGTCTCCGCTAGCCAATCGATTCCTATCGGAACCACCTGAATCAACACCGAACCCGGGCGGAGGAACAGAGAGTGGGTAAGCGCTGCACCGTGCACTCCAAGCATTGCGTGGCTACCGTTGATCAACCCATAAGCTTGGCTCAAAGATGTGTAAAGATTGGGCTCAAAGAGTATCACTTCAAATCCTACAGCCTGAGCTACCTTTGCAACTTCAGCTTGGTTCAGTATCACCCGGCCAACACCACCATTGCGTGCCGCGAAAATGAGACGGGGCCGCCCTATTGACGGGCGGCGCAAATTGACTGGTATATCCCTGTAGGCATCTCCGATGAGTGATCGGAAATCAAGGAAATTTTCCGAGTGTGGCAACAATGAGGGCTCCACAGTCATGAAACCATGAGATATAAGCCCCACGGTGGCTGATGGGAAGCAGTGGGTATCGGTAGTGTTATCGAGATTGACGATCGGGTAGCGGCTGAATTGCCGAAGCAGCTCAGCGTACTTATTGAGCCACCAGTCTTCGCAATGGGAGACGACAAGGACGATGTCACGATCAGATGAGATGGAGCGGGATGTGAGGAAGAGGGGGATGAACCCATCGTTGAAATCATGGAAGAAGTTTCCGGTGTAGCCGCCGGCACTGAATATAAGTGCTGGGGATGAGTGGCGGATTTCGCaggcgggggcgggggcggaTGCGGGAGCAGAGGTGACGGTGAGTTCTACGATTCCGGCCATGACGCTCTTCTCCCATTTGCGAGGGTAGGGACGGATGTTTTGCTGTATGGGTCGGGTCTCCGGGTTATTATCCAAAACCGATACGAAGAGGGTATTGATATCTGGGTCTAAGACGGTTGGGCCGTTGAGAGAGCAGAGATCGTAACGATAGTTGGAACGGTCACAGCTGATTGGTTGGATGTCTGGTATATTGGCTTTTAAGTCTACTGGTAGCGAATCTCGTGGGGCCCGCGATGTCCTCCGTTCTGGCTCTCCTTGCTTCTGAGGACTTCTTCTCTCTACAAGGACGACGACGaaacaagaaagagaatgaatAATGATAAAACTTGCAATTTATTAGACGGCACAGCTCAGTAAGCTAATAAAACCAGAAATACGTGCAATGTGCTTCACGtcgtttccattttcatttgttttcttaggactTTCTCTATCACGTTCGGGTCAATAGTATATCCCTAAGGTTTATGCccttaaatattttctttttattctaggaatcaaataattttaatttttaattctaATCTATATTTTTGGGGAGAGTCTCTTAGGACAATTTAAGAAGAAATTTATATGGTACACCAATGAAGGGTTGAAAAATGGTCTTATTCGTATAGATCCGTATGGTAAAATTAAGAGAATGAATCTGTACCAGAACAATGAaaaatcatatatattttttactctTTAGTGAAAGTAAAATctatcatttcatattttaaatttatctATAGAGGTGTCACACAAataatcctaaaataaaaatattatatcatTGTTCCCCAATGATTATGATAATCATGAGAAAGTGTGAGAATGATTTTTTTATCAAGCTTTTCCTTATTGCTATGGCTGGAAgggttctctctctttctcaagaGAAGGGATTGGaggatatgattttttttttttaaatattatgggtgtagaaacacaaccctaaaaagATGCAGAAGATATGAAAAAAACACGAACAAGCAatacacacagatttacgagattGGCAAGATTGCTTATgtccccagtgagatgagatcttgcttcactatcaatggagaataaggttacaacgcTTTCATATGTCTATCAACTCTTTCCACAATTAGGTGAGATACATAAAAATCCTTTATAGGGAGACAGTGAACGATAATGAACATTCAATAGCTGGGGTGCATATCTAGACCATTGGATAATCACGGCCAATCATCAAAAATTGTAGAGGATTTGAATAAGGGCGTGAAACCCTAAGTGAGACAATTTTTTTGGGGATAGAACCTAATAGAGACAttcataaaatatattttttcagttGAACGAGAAAAATGCTATCAGAAATTCAGAACTAACAAATCACGAGGACCGATACcggataaaattttattttattttttttttttagtttttgggTGCGGGTGAAGATAGCGTGTAAGGTTAGGTCATTAATATGGTCTTATTATGGTTAATTGCATTAACTACGACATGCTTAGTCTTTGGTGTCTAGTGGATTCCAATTTCCAATCTGGCAGTTTCAAATATTTGACTTTTTTTCCCAATCGGAGAGAGCATTGGAGGcgtagaagaaggagaagaagatcgATCGGAAACTCTGGATTTTGACGGAAATGTctagggaaaaggaaaaaaaatcatgtaaagTAAGGACACAGAAATCAGAGATATCATACCTTCTTGAGTACTGGTTGAAGTTGTAGA
Protein-coding sequences here:
- the LOC122076215 gene encoding xylan glycosyltransferase MUCI21-like, which gives rise to MKLKRSGWTTVIICFLFILFCSIDELSLSSFLKSSYSTTSTSTQEERRSPQKQGEPERRTSRAPRDSLPVDLKANIPDIQPISCDRSNYRYDLCSLNGPTVLDPDINTLFVSVLDNNPETRPIQQNIRPYPRKWEKSVMAGIVELTVTSAPASAPAPACEIRHSSPALIFSAGGYTGNFFHDFNDGFIPLFLTSRSISSDRDIVLVVSHCEDWWLNKYAELLRQFSRYPIVNLDNTTDTHCFPSATVGLISHGFMTVEPSLLPHSENFLDFRSLIGDAYRDIPVNLRRPSIGRPRLIFAARNGGVGRVILNQAEVAKVAQAVGFEVILFEPNLYTSLSQAYGLINGSHAMLGVHGAALTHSLFLRPGSVLIQVVPIGIDWLAETCFGKSSRDMGLEYVEYKIEQEESSLIDKYGKDHLVLKDPKAVVKEDWFNIKKIYLQGQDVKLDLDRIRSYLNKAYEKAKRFMEKDDY
- the LOC122076285 gene encoding probable LRR receptor-like serine/threonine-protein kinase At1g74360, with product MGRAEKFWKEYPVMTDERPLVAGSSVQDKEALLQLKTFLQENNPFRRGKYDEWNNNTYHCGWSGITCRVNDSRVIGINLSDSNISGKMFENFSHVTELSELDLSKNTISGPIPDDLNRCKNLIYLNLTQNILEGELNLTGLTSLETLDLTNNRFNGSGIRINFPAICNNLVTLNISSNNFTGTIDGWFDECWKLQHLDLSENDFTGQVWSGFQRLREFSVSNNNLTGEISPSIFTENCSLEFLDLSKNLFHGSIPKEVSNCKQLYFLSLENNEFTGLTPSEIGLLPELETLILGKNNLSRDIPESLLNLSKLAFLDYSWNYFGGDIQKIFGKFEKLQYLILYGNHYTGGLITSGILKLPKLVRLDLSHNNFTGSLPVEFSEMQSMKYLFLADNQFNGSIPLEFGNFSVIQALDLSYNNLTGRIPPTIGKLTFLLWLMLANNSLTGEIPKEIGNCSSLLWLNLANNQLSGTIPSEISNIAHNPTPTFESNRHTSRVPASSGECISMKRWIPANYPPFNSVYSQLTMKKCRSIWDSLVKGYGIFPICTSYSSKRTLQISGYLQLTGNQFSGKLPPEIGRLQNFSLLHVGINNFSGDLSPEIVNMPLVVLNVSHNRFSGEIPSEFGNFNCLEYLDLSYNNFSGEFPASLSNLTQMSEFNVSYNPLISGAVPSNGQFSTFENSSFFGDPLLILPNFMYGSNGSNGSNSSNRIHSQPSSKNPKRKKLAGLMVLLALTSGFLVFGILSLFICIVFKTPEEPSATSLLEEVVSNSTRLSSETMDSVDIFHHRDRTAFTYADLKTATGNFSSERIIGSGGFGTVYRGQLPDGRVVAVKKLQREGFAGEKEFKAEMEVLNCSGCEWPHPNLVTLYGWCHNGNENLLVYEYMEGGSLEVKIPDRMRLTWQMRLNVATDVARALVYLHHECFPSIVHRDVKASNVLLDKEGRARVTDFGLARVVDAGETHVSTMVAGTVGYVAPEYGQMWHATTKGDVYSFGVLAMELATARRALDEGEECLVEWARRVIRDEKDDDGLGQGLLVLLGSWLDKGLEEMCELLRVGMRCTAEAPQARPNMKEVLAMLIMIGKKKGDYGGYECASPSQTVTMETLKLSIDS